In one window of Tripterygium wilfordii isolate XIE 37 chromosome 1, ASM1340144v1, whole genome shotgun sequence DNA:
- the LOC120013456 gene encoding uncharacterized protein LOC120013456 isoform X1, which yields MDHIAPRERDFDIDLEVGWTVSEEDSSKDSGFRKQGKTLITKICKFADGTVKDEERISSPTIVSNTNKICADNVKSEGEGTPTSADKEVVREKRKKTSNKKSLKPPRPPKGPSLDAADQKLIREITELATLKRARIERMKALKKMKAAKTSSSNGNFLAMVFTILFCLVIIFQGMSSRGPSANLQGSPMSAGAADGGLISVQYFGNPSASGPNGHGAGSPNLVEQVAGSDTPEKLQRVAALL from the exons ATGGATCATATAGCtccaagagagagagattttgatATTGATCTTGAAGTTGGGTGGACAGTTAGCGAAGAAGATTCAAGCAAAGATTCAGGTTTTAGAAAACAAGGAAAGACATTGATCACTAAAATTTGTAAATTTGCTGATGGGACTGTCAAGGATGAAGAAAGGATAAGTTCTCCCACCATTGTGTCAAATACTAACAAGATTTGTGCTGATAATGTGAAGTCGGAGGGAGAAGGTACACCTACTTCTGCAGACAAGGAAGTGGTGAGGGAGAAACGTAAAAAGACCAGTAATAAAAAATCTCTTAAACCTCCTCGACCTCCAAAAGGTCCATCGCTAGATGCGGCTGACCAGAAGCTTATCAGGGAGATTACTGAACTTGCTACGTTGAAGCGTGCAAGAATTGAAAGGATGAAAgcattgaagaagatgaaggctGCTAAGACATCATCGTCTAATGGCAATTTTTTAGCCATGGTTTTCACCATTCTATTCTGTCTTGTGATAATCTTTCAAg GAATGTCATCCAGAGGACCATCTGCAAACTTACAGGGATCTCCTATGTCTGCAGGAGCAGCAGATGGTGGTTTGATTTCTGTCCAGTACTTTGGAAATCCATCTGCAAGTGGCCCAAACGGACATGGAGCTGGGTCTCCCAA TCTTGTGGAACAGGTTGCCGGTTCCGATACTCCAGAGAAGTTGCAAAGAGTTGCAGCATTACTatag
- the LOC120012333 gene encoding galactokinase-like, translated as MAKHEDLPIPVYSSLEPVYGHDSHLEEAQSRFDNLKSKFLEFFGHPPDVFARSPGRVNLIGEHIDYEGYSVLPMAIRPDTIIAIRKHDAGEAEKHLRIANVSDKYMMCTYPADPDQEIDLKNHRWGHYFICGYKGYYEYAKSKGVNVGEPVGLDVLIDGTVPTGSGLSSSSAFVCSSTIAIMAAFDANFPKKDIAQILCECERHIGTQSGGMDQAISVMAKTGFAELIDFNPIRATDVQLPAGGTFVIAHSLAESQKAVTAATNYNNRVVECRLAAIVLGIKLGMKPQEAISKVKTLSDVEGLCVSFASSRGSSDPVIAVKEFLKEEPFTTEDIEKIIEEDLPSVFSYSPTSLDVLKAAKHFKLYQRASHVYSEAKRVHAFKDAVSANLSEEDRLKKLGELMNDSHYSCSVLYECSCPELEELVKICRDNGALGARLTGAGWGGCAVALVKEGIVPRFIHNLKEQFFQTRIDKGVINKKDLGLYVFASKPSSGAAIFNF; from the exons ATGGCAAAGCACGAAGACCTACCAATTCCAGTTTACTCATCCCTGGAACCAGTTTACGGACACGATTCTCACCTCGAGGAAGCTCAGTCTCGTTTCGATAATTTGAAGTCCAAGTTTCTCGAGTTCTTCGGTCACCCTCCCGACGTATTTGCTCGATCTCCAG GACGAGTGAACTTGATCGGGGAGCACATTGACTATGAGGGATACTCGGTGTTGCCAATGGCGATAAGGCCGGACACAATCATCGCAATTCGTAAGCATGATGCAGGGGAGGCTGAAAAGCATCTGCGAATCGCGAATGTCAGTGATAAGTACATGATGTGTACCTACCCTGCCGATCCTGATCAG GAAATCGACTTGAAGAACCACAGATGGGGCCACTATTTCATCTGTGG GTACAAAGGTTATTATGAATATGCCAAGTCCAAAGGAGTGAATGTTGGGGAGCCAGTTGGACTTGATGTACTTATTGATGGAACAGTACCAACAG GTTCCGGTCTCTCAAGCTCTTCAGCTTTTGTTTGTTCTTCTACAATTGCTATAATGGCTGCATTTGATGCGAACTTCCCAAAG AAAGACATTGCCCAAATTTTGTGTGAGTGCGAACGCCACATTGGAACACAGTCTGGTGGAATGGACCAG GCAATTTCTGTTATGGCCAAGACTGGGTTTGCAGAGCTCATTGACTTCAACCCTATTCGTGCAACTGATGTGCAACTTCCTGCTGGTGGAACTTTTGTAATAGCCCATTCCTTGGCAGAATCGCAAAAGGCTGTTACTGCTGCGACAAATTACAATAATAGAGTTGTTGAATGCCGACTGGCAGCA ATTGTTCTTGGGATTAAGTTGGGAATGAAACCACAGGAGGCAatatcaaaagtcaaaactctTTCAGATGTCGAGGGGCTGTGCGTATCATTTGCAAGCAGCCGTGGTTCTTCGGATCCCGTAATTGCTGTCAAG GAATTTCTGAAGGAGGAACCATTTACGACTGAGGATATTGAGAAAATCATAGAAGAAGATTTGCCATCAGTATTTAGCTATTCACCCACTTCTTTGGATGTGCTAAAAGCAGCCAAGCACTTCAAATTATACCAG AGAGCATCTCATGTGTACTCCGAAGCCAAACGGGTACATGCTTTCAAGGATGCAGTATCAGCGAATTTAAG TGAGGAGGACAGGCTAAAGAAACTGGGGGAGCTAATGAACGACAGTCATTACAGCTGTAGTGTGTTATATGAGTGCAG CTGCCCAGAGTTGGAAGAACTAGTGAAAATATGCCGCGATAATGGTGCCCTAGGTGCACGTCTTACAGGAGCTGGATGGGGCGGTTGTGCTGTGGCTTTGGTGAAGGAAGGTATTGTTCCACGGTTCATCCATAATTTGAAG GAGCAATTTTTCCAAACAAGGATTGACAAGGGAGTGATCAATAAGAAGGATCTTGGCCTGTATGTTTTTGCTTCAAAGCCATCCAGTGGTGCTGCCATTTTCAATTTCTAG
- the LOC120003790 gene encoding uncharacterized protein LOC120003790 isoform X1: MILSYLEDWFHLIQIGPCLYQPNIHVHHWWGHFWNFGIHGLIWIFFYFLIMEITSAGLVAKAKFSVYSYFDSWNRIMLDGIMGGLMIYRFQEASGKGIQNHNLLVELFALESGLLEWDSFP, encoded by the exons ATGATTCTCTCATACCTTGAGGACTGGTTTCATCTGATTCAAATTGGACCTTGCTTATATCAG CCGAACATTCACGTCCATCATTGGTGGGGTCATTTCTGGAATTTTGGGATTCACGGGcttatatggatttttttttatttcctcaTCATGGAAATCACTTCAGCTGGACTCGTAGCCAAGGCAAAGTTCTCCGTTTATTCATACTTTGATAGCTGGAACCGGATTATGCTGGATGGGATTATGGGTGGCCTTATG ATATATAGGTTTCAAGAAGCTTCTGGCAAGGGTATACAAAATCACAATCTTCTTGTTGAGCTATTTGCTTTGGAGAGTGGCCTTCTCGAATGGGATTCATTTCCTTGA
- the LOC119999968 gene encoding uncharacterized protein LOC119999968 isoform X1, which translates to MARKGNQAKNGLDRHTSKNKKRGLDSGCAVLDMQGREQAGEGKIFHGEELPNDYQTGMPCRESGSGTCCTGDENKSKRSSWKSQRKEKQDAMQGVEQPLPSGYSSTLSENPGVQEENGDPPLSGHRHTKGGLGFRLSGQAKMMLENVDFSDNIVVRNLREFAFSISKSAGEWLERQGPLIATLKTNMNSVHDYARLKIQQAYPVLLKWLMNFGNIMLLLSVVWLDCTLRGIDSVLRMGTTSFFSVLWCSILSVIAMVGWFKFLIVLAIYAFVGLFVGLTLGILIVAISGTVFLWFYGSFWTTSLVIFLGGLAFMSSHERLALLIAIVYSVYSAWTYVGWLGLLLGLSLSFISSDILIYILSKNLNQQRRTNGHDEQTDGMQGQPRFFNSESVHPSSFETSPGLSADRGPGVPSTSGVDSELTSEEEVVRLLNCTDHYSVLGLPRYGNVDVPLLKREYRKKAMLVHPDKNMGNEKAAEAFKKLQNAYEVLLDSLKRKTYDDELRSEELLNYFRKFQSTSHQNGRRGFFASGFTRSEADGEDPLGESRRIACKRCSNFHLWIQTRKSKSRARWCQDCNDFHQAKDGDGWVEQSSQPFLFGLLQKVDAPIAYVCADSKIYDATEWYICQGMRCLANSHKPSFHVNTSVTSKHNSSKGSSSGQRWAPKPNVEETMTEEEFFEWFQNAVQTGMFDSFNDSTSTESPSPRAGNGPKSSGNKRKKKGKKQW; encoded by the exons ATGGCTCGGAAGGGTAATCAAGCGAAAAATGGACTTGATCGCCATACatcgaaaaacaaaaaaagaggttTAGATTCAGGTTGTGCGGTGCTGGATATGCAAGGACGAGAGCAAGCTGGTGAAGGGAAAATTTTTCATGGAGAGGAACTTCCAAATGACTACCAGACAGGTATGCCTTGTAGGGAGAGTGGCAGTGGAACCTGCTGTACAGGAGATGAAAATAAAAGTAAACGAAGTTCCTGGAAATCtcaaagaaaagagaagcaaGATGCAATGCAGGGTGTTGAGCAGCCATTGCCTTCTGGTTACAGCAGCACTTTGAGCGAAAATCCTGGTGTCCAAGAAGAAAATGGAGATCCACCACTTAGTGGTCATAGACATACAAAAGGTGGATTGGGTTTCCGGCTCAGTGGACAAGCCAAAATGATGTTGGAGAATGTGGATTTTTCAGACAATATTGTGGTTAGAAACTTGAGGGAATTTGCTTTCTCCATCTCCAAGTCAGCTGGTGAATGGCTAGAGAGGCAGGGACCGTTGATTGCTACTTTAAAAACGAACATGAATAGTGTTCATGATTATGCTAGACTGAAAATTCAGCAAGCATATCCTGTCTTGTTGAAATGGCTCATGAATTTTGGGAATATAATGCTTCTTTTATCTGTGGTTTGGCTGGACTGTACCCTTAGAGGCATTGATTCAGTTCTACGCATGGGGACAACATCCTTTTTCTCTGTTCTTTGGTGCAGCATTCTCTCAGTAATTGCTATGGTCGGGTGGTTCAAGTTTCTTATTGTCTTG GCCATATATGCTTTCGTCGGACTGTTTGTTGGTCTCACCCTTGGAATTTTAATAGTTGCTATTTCTGGAACTGTTTTCCTGTGGTTCTATggaagcttttggacaacgtcacTTGTCATATTCCTTGGAG GTTTGGCGTTTATGTCGAGCCATGAACGCTTGGCATTGTTGATTGCCATCGTGTACTCTGTGTATAGTGCTTGGACATATGTTGGATGGCTTGGTTTGCTTCTGGGTTTGAGTTTGTCTTTCATCTCAAGTGACATTCTGATTTACATCCTGAGCAAAAACTTAAACCAGCAGAGAAGAACCAATGGCCACGATGAACAAACTGACGGCATGCAAGGTCAACCGCGCTTCTTTAACAGTGAGTCAGTGCATCCTTCATCCTTTGAAACTAGCCCAGGGTTATCAGCAGATCGTGGGCCTGGTGTTCCGTCAACCAGTGGAGTTGATTCTGAATTAACTTCTGAGGAGGAAGTTGTCCGATTGTTGAACTGTACTGATCACTATTCAGTGTTGGGCCTTCCCCGGTATGGAAATGTGGATGTTCCTTTACTCAAGCGGGAATATAGGAAAAAG GCAATGCTGGTCCATCCTGATAAAAATATGGGTAACGAGAAGGCTGCAGAAGCTTTTAAGAAACTTCAAAATGCATATGAG GTTTTACTTGATTCCTTGAAACGAAAAACATATGATGATGAATTGAGGAGTGAAGAGCTGCTAAACTATTTTCGCAAGTTTCAAAGTACTTCTCATCAG AATGGACGACGTGGTTTCTTTGCCTCTGGGTTTACTCGCTCGGAGGCTGATGGTGAGGACCCACTTGGAGAGTCGAGAAGAATAGCATGCAAGAGGTGCAGCAACTTCCATCTCTGGATACAAACTAGAAAATCGAAATCACGAGCAAGATGGTGCCAG GACTGCAATGATTTTCACCAAGCAAAAGATGGAGATGGATGGGTTGAGCAATCGTCACAACCCTTCTTATTCGGATTATTGCAGAAG GTTGATGCTCCAATAGCGTATGTTTGTGCTGACAGCAAGATATACGATGCCACAGAATGGTATATTTGTCAG ggAATGAGATGTCTGGCCAACTCTCACAAACCAAGTTTTCATGTAAATACTAGTGTTACCTCCAAGCATAATTCCAGCAAGGGATCGAGTTCAGGACAAAGATGGGCGCCAAAACCTAATGTGGAAGAGACCATGACAGAGGAAGAATTCTTCGAGTGGTTCCAAAATGCGGTGCAAACAGGAATGTTTGACTCATTTAATGACAGCACATCTACTGAGAGCCCATCTCCGAGGGCTGGAAATGGTCCCAAGAGCAGCGGCaacaagaggaagaaaaaggggAAGAAGCAATGGTGA
- the LOC120003790 gene encoding uncharacterized protein LOC120003790 isoform X2, producing the protein MILSYLEDWFHLIQIGPCLYQPNIHVHHWWGHFWNFGIHGLIWIFFYFLIMEITSAGLVAKAKFSVYSYFDSWNRIMLDGIMGGLMKIASTCKLKATLLEVVAS; encoded by the exons ATGATTCTCTCATACCTTGAGGACTGGTTTCATCTGATTCAAATTGGACCTTGCTTATATCAG CCGAACATTCACGTCCATCATTGGTGGGGTCATTTCTGGAATTTTGGGATTCACGGGcttatatggatttttttttatttcctcaTCATGGAAATCACTTCAGCTGGACTCGTAGCCAAGGCAAAGTTCTCCGTTTATTCATACTTTGATAGCTGGAACCGGATTATGCTGGATGGGATTATGGGTGGCCTTATG AAAATAGCATCTACATGCAAGTTGAAAGCCACCTTGTTGGAGGTTGTTGCCAGTTAA
- the LOC120003604 gene encoding nucleolin-like: MAVMEEEMEIFENEVKIKDLTGEEDTEDESVVKNTVEEEEDEEEEEDSDDDDNDEDEFEDDDDDDDGGDGEEEDEDEEDAQVLQSAGGPAIQSVDDEDEDDDGEGGDGDDDDDDGEGDDDDDDDDDDDEEDGDEEEDMPTEYLVRPVARPEDEEDASDFEPEENGEDEDIDEEDEDGDDGSGKVEAPPKRKRSGKDDSDDDDGGEDDERPSKR; encoded by the exons ATGGCAGTCATGGAAGAAGAGATGGAAATTTTTGAGAACGAGGTGAAAATTAAGGATTTGACTGGAGAAGAAGACACTGAAGACGAGAGTGTAGTGAAGAACACTgtagaagaggaggaggatgaggaggaagaagaagacagtGACGATGATGACAACGATGAAGACGAATTCGAAGACGACGACGATGACGACGACGGCGGcgatggagaagaagaggatgaggatgaggaaGATGCGCAGGTCTTGCAGTCTGCAGGTGGCCCAGCAATTCAGTCGGTCGACGATGAGGATGAGGACGATGATGGAGAAGGCGGTGATGGTGACGACGATGACGATGACGGGGAGGgagacgacgacgacgacgacgacgatgaCGACGACGAGGAGGATGGCGATGAAGAG GAGGATATGCCTACAGAATACCTTGTGAGGCCGGTTGCTCGAcctgaagatgaagaagatgccAGTGATTTCGAACCAGAAGAAAATGgtgaggatgaagatatagatgaagaggatgaagatggtgatgatggttCTGGCAAGGTCGAAGCCCCACCAAAGAGGAAGAGGTCGGGGAAAGATGATTCTGATGACGATGATGGTGGAGAGGATGATGAGAGACCATCCAAGCGATAG
- the LOC120013456 gene encoding uncharacterized protein LOC120013456 isoform X2, protein MDHIAPRERDFDIDLEVGWTVSEEDSSKDSGFRKQGKTLITKICKFADGTVKDEERISSPTIVSNTNKICADNVKSEGEGTPTSADKEVVREKRKKTSNKKSLKPPRPPKGPSLDAADQKLIREITELATLKRARIERMKALKKMKAAKTSSSNGNFLAMVFTILFCLVIIFQGAADGGLISVQYFGNPSASGPNGHGAGSPNLVEQVAGSDTPEKLQRVAALL, encoded by the exons ATGGATCATATAGCtccaagagagagagattttgatATTGATCTTGAAGTTGGGTGGACAGTTAGCGAAGAAGATTCAAGCAAAGATTCAGGTTTTAGAAAACAAGGAAAGACATTGATCACTAAAATTTGTAAATTTGCTGATGGGACTGTCAAGGATGAAGAAAGGATAAGTTCTCCCACCATTGTGTCAAATACTAACAAGATTTGTGCTGATAATGTGAAGTCGGAGGGAGAAGGTACACCTACTTCTGCAGACAAGGAAGTGGTGAGGGAGAAACGTAAAAAGACCAGTAATAAAAAATCTCTTAAACCTCCTCGACCTCCAAAAGGTCCATCGCTAGATGCGGCTGACCAGAAGCTTATCAGGGAGATTACTGAACTTGCTACGTTGAAGCGTGCAAGAATTGAAAGGATGAAAgcattgaagaagatgaaggctGCTAAGACATCATCGTCTAATGGCAATTTTTTAGCCATGGTTTTCACCATTCTATTCTGTCTTGTGATAATCTTTCAAg GAGCAGCAGATGGTGGTTTGATTTCTGTCCAGTACTTTGGAAATCCATCTGCAAGTGGCCCAAACGGACATGGAGCTGGGTCTCCCAA TCTTGTGGAACAGGTTGCCGGTTCCGATACTCCAGAGAAGTTGCAAAGAGTTGCAGCATTACTatag
- the LOC119980738 gene encoding transmembrane protein 208 homolog, translating to MANQGAKKRKEENTRHMAMLLRLIIACNVIYVLVRMLIFHSTITWKHWVGLVLTSVAYAMPYQQLSAMAKPTYDDDGNLLDGGFDMSTGGICGYLHDIIYITSFVQVMSIISGKFWYTVLVIPAFAAYKSFGFIKGFLPQSSEGVVEDEKTRRKREKMEKKASRTKFVKSRNR from the exons ATGGCAAATCAAGGAGCTAAGAAGCGCAAGGAAGAGAACACCCGCCACATGGCAATGCTCCTTCGCCTCATCATTGCCTGTAAT GTTATCTATGTTTTGGTGAGAATGTTGATCTTTCATTCCACTATCACCTGGAAACACTGGGTAGGTCTTGTTTTGACATCTGTGGCATATGCGATGCCCTATCAACAACTCTCTGCAATGGCAAAACCTACTTATGATGATGATGGCAATCTTCTTGATGGGGGATTTGATATGAGTACTGGTGGAATTTGTGG CTATTTGCATGATATAATCTACATCACAAGCTTTGTGCAAGTTATGTCCATCATCTCGGGCAAATTTTGGTACACAGTCCTAGTG ATACCAGCATTTGCAGCATACAAATCATTTGGATTCATTAAAGGATTTCTTCCACAAAGTTCAGAG GGAGTTGTAGAGGATGAGAAGACCCGCAGGAAGAGGGAAAAGATGGAGAAGAAGGCTTCAAGAACCAAGTTTGTGAAGAGCAGAAACAGATAA
- the LOC119999968 gene encoding uncharacterized protein LOC119999968 isoform X2 — MARKGNQAKNGLDRHTSKNKKRGLDSGCAVLDMQGREQAGEGKIFHGEELPNDYQTGMPCRESGSGTCCTGDENKSKRSSWKSQRKEKQDAMQGVEQPLPSGYSSTLSENPGVQEENGDPPLSGHRHTKGGLGFRLSGQAKMMLENVDFSDNIVVRNLREFAFSISKSAGEWLERQGPLIATLKTNMNSVHDYARLKIQQAYPVLLKWLMNFGNIMLLLSVVWLDCTLRGIDSVLRMGTTSFFSVLWCSILSVIAMVGWFKFLIVLAIYAFVGLFVGLTLGILIVAISGTVFLWFYGSFWTTSLVIFLGGLAFMSSHERLALLIAIVYSVYSAWTYVGWLGLLLGLSLSFISSDILIYILSKNLNQQRRTNGHDEQTDGMQGQPRFFNSESVHPSSFETSPGLSADRGPGVPSTSGVDSELTSEEEVVRLLNCTDHYSVLGLPRYGNVDVPLLKREYRKKAMLVHPDKNMGNEKAAEAFKKLQNAYEVLLDSLKRKTYDDELRSEELLNYFRKFQSTSHQNGRRGFFASGFTRSEADGEDPLGESRRIACKRCSNFHLWIQTRKSKSRARWCQDCNDFHQAKDGDGWVEQSSQPFLFGLLQKGKVIDTELISIG, encoded by the exons ATGGCTCGGAAGGGTAATCAAGCGAAAAATGGACTTGATCGCCATACatcgaaaaacaaaaaaagaggttTAGATTCAGGTTGTGCGGTGCTGGATATGCAAGGACGAGAGCAAGCTGGTGAAGGGAAAATTTTTCATGGAGAGGAACTTCCAAATGACTACCAGACAGGTATGCCTTGTAGGGAGAGTGGCAGTGGAACCTGCTGTACAGGAGATGAAAATAAAAGTAAACGAAGTTCCTGGAAATCtcaaagaaaagagaagcaaGATGCAATGCAGGGTGTTGAGCAGCCATTGCCTTCTGGTTACAGCAGCACTTTGAGCGAAAATCCTGGTGTCCAAGAAGAAAATGGAGATCCACCACTTAGTGGTCATAGACATACAAAAGGTGGATTGGGTTTCCGGCTCAGTGGACAAGCCAAAATGATGTTGGAGAATGTGGATTTTTCAGACAATATTGTGGTTAGAAACTTGAGGGAATTTGCTTTCTCCATCTCCAAGTCAGCTGGTGAATGGCTAGAGAGGCAGGGACCGTTGATTGCTACTTTAAAAACGAACATGAATAGTGTTCATGATTATGCTAGACTGAAAATTCAGCAAGCATATCCTGTCTTGTTGAAATGGCTCATGAATTTTGGGAATATAATGCTTCTTTTATCTGTGGTTTGGCTGGACTGTACCCTTAGAGGCATTGATTCAGTTCTACGCATGGGGACAACATCCTTTTTCTCTGTTCTTTGGTGCAGCATTCTCTCAGTAATTGCTATGGTCGGGTGGTTCAAGTTTCTTATTGTCTTG GCCATATATGCTTTCGTCGGACTGTTTGTTGGTCTCACCCTTGGAATTTTAATAGTTGCTATTTCTGGAACTGTTTTCCTGTGGTTCTATggaagcttttggacaacgtcacTTGTCATATTCCTTGGAG GTTTGGCGTTTATGTCGAGCCATGAACGCTTGGCATTGTTGATTGCCATCGTGTACTCTGTGTATAGTGCTTGGACATATGTTGGATGGCTTGGTTTGCTTCTGGGTTTGAGTTTGTCTTTCATCTCAAGTGACATTCTGATTTACATCCTGAGCAAAAACTTAAACCAGCAGAGAAGAACCAATGGCCACGATGAACAAACTGACGGCATGCAAGGTCAACCGCGCTTCTTTAACAGTGAGTCAGTGCATCCTTCATCCTTTGAAACTAGCCCAGGGTTATCAGCAGATCGTGGGCCTGGTGTTCCGTCAACCAGTGGAGTTGATTCTGAATTAACTTCTGAGGAGGAAGTTGTCCGATTGTTGAACTGTACTGATCACTATTCAGTGTTGGGCCTTCCCCGGTATGGAAATGTGGATGTTCCTTTACTCAAGCGGGAATATAGGAAAAAG GCAATGCTGGTCCATCCTGATAAAAATATGGGTAACGAGAAGGCTGCAGAAGCTTTTAAGAAACTTCAAAATGCATATGAG GTTTTACTTGATTCCTTGAAACGAAAAACATATGATGATGAATTGAGGAGTGAAGAGCTGCTAAACTATTTTCGCAAGTTTCAAAGTACTTCTCATCAG AATGGACGACGTGGTTTCTTTGCCTCTGGGTTTACTCGCTCGGAGGCTGATGGTGAGGACCCACTTGGAGAGTCGAGAAGAATAGCATGCAAGAGGTGCAGCAACTTCCATCTCTGGATACAAACTAGAAAATCGAAATCACGAGCAAGATGGTGCCAG GACTGCAATGATTTTCACCAAGCAAAAGATGGAGATGGATGGGTTGAGCAATCGTCACAACCCTTCTTATTCGGATTATTGCAGAAG GGAAAAGTGATTGACACGGAACTTATTTCCATAGGTTGA